A window of Streptomyces marispadix contains these coding sequences:
- a CDS encoding geranyl diphosphate 2-C-methyltransferase — MSTSISTNTRTRTQPSADVLRTPYQRSVAEYWNTNQHDPVNLRLGEVDGLYHHHYGIGDYDASVLEGPEETREKRITEELHRLETAQADFLLDHLGDVGPDDRLMDAGSGRGGTSFMAHERFGCEVDGVSISEYQVGFARRQAEERGVSGKVRFHFRNMLDTGFEEGAFRGIWNNESTMYVDLMELFDAHSRLLKPGGRYVCVTGCSNDVTGLRSKAVSRIDEHYTCNIHPRSHYFKAMAANKLTPISVVDLTEATIPYWEMRAKSSLATGIEESFLTAYKEGSFHYLLIAADRT, encoded by the coding sequence ATGAGCACGAGCATCAGCACGAATACGCGCACGCGCACGCAGCCGTCCGCGGACGTTCTGCGGACCCCGTACCAGCGTTCCGTCGCGGAGTACTGGAACACCAACCAGCACGACCCCGTCAATCTGCGCCTCGGCGAGGTCGACGGCCTCTACCACCATCACTACGGCATCGGCGACTACGACGCGTCCGTCCTGGAGGGCCCGGAGGAGACGCGGGAGAAGCGCATCACCGAGGAGTTGCACCGGCTGGAGACCGCCCAGGCCGACTTCCTCCTCGATCACCTGGGCGATGTCGGGCCCGACGACCGCCTGATGGACGCCGGTTCGGGCCGCGGCGGCACGAGCTTCATGGCTCACGAACGCTTCGGCTGCGAGGTCGACGGCGTCTCGATCTCCGAGTACCAGGTCGGCTTCGCCCGCCGCCAGGCCGAGGAACGCGGCGTCAGCGGGAAGGTGCGCTTCCACTTCCGCAACATGCTCGACACCGGCTTCGAGGAGGGCGCCTTCCGCGGCATCTGGAACAACGAGTCCACGATGTACGTCGACCTCATGGAACTCTTCGACGCCCACTCCCGCCTGCTGAAACCGGGGGGCCGCTACGTCTGCGTCACCGGCTGCTCCAACGACGTCACCGGCCTGCGCTCCAAGGCCGTCAGCCGTATCGACGAGCACTACACCTGCAACATCCATCCGCGCAGCCACTACTTCAAGGCCATGGCCGCCAACAAGCTCACACCGATCAGCGTCGTCGACCTGACGGAGGCGACCATCCCGTACTGGGAGATGCGGGCGAAGTCCTCGCTGGCCACGGGGATCGAGGAGTCCTTCCTGACGGCGTACAAGGAAGGCAGCTTCCACTAT
- a CDS encoding ferredoxin, whose amino-acid sequence MSTTPLRADRERCISAGMCALTAPEVFDQDPDDGRVLLLQTEPPTAHRAAVRMAVGVCPSGAIAFDEPGTGGS is encoded by the coding sequence ATGAGTACGACGCCCCTGCGCGCCGACCGAGAACGCTGCATCAGCGCCGGAATGTGCGCACTGACCGCCCCCGAGGTCTTCGACCAGGACCCCGACGACGGCCGCGTTCTCCTGCTGCAAACGGAGCCGCCCACCGCCCATCGCGCGGCCGTACGGATGGCGGTCGGCGTCTGCCCTTCAGGGGCGATCGCATTCGATGAGCCGGGGACCGGCGGGAGCTAG
- a CDS encoding family 2 encapsulin nanocompartment cargo protein terpene cyclase produces MASLVTAMLSDPERPAPRSLHRPGAGRGPNGHGAHARALPTRQGGAVRRVPIGPRGLGTSAARLTAPPSAPPPAAARPAGHAITAPPDAASLLTGRTARPGRRLPSGPTGLGSSGLRIAAAPPAESARTDDDSARRDEKPSSVPELYCPPAIRDDPALGEEVNERLVAWAEEVGVYPGQLDRVRAAGFGRLIMLAHPETDDADRLLAAAKCALAEWSVDDHYVDGEAEEADPERLGQRLAIAFAAIDPAHLPRRYAPQLAETLRDDPVMTALSDSLDNLSRYASTAQSARLQHALSIMFVAYNQEAVWRTTGQMPSVWEYLMHRHENSFVPCMVLIDVLAGYELPPWEFADPRVRRAFTMAGSASVLLNDLYSMAKEDPEDTNLPRVIAAEEKCSLREAIEASARIHDELMHTFEEEAAVLAVNGSPALARFLAGVWAWLGGSREWHSTTGRYHGAPVQ; encoded by the coding sequence ATGGCGAGTCTCGTGACCGCCATGCTGTCCGATCCGGAACGGCCCGCGCCGCGGAGCCTCCACCGTCCGGGCGCCGGGAGAGGGCCGAACGGTCATGGTGCCCACGCTCGTGCCCTGCCGACGAGGCAGGGCGGCGCGGTACGGAGGGTGCCCATCGGGCCCCGGGGGCTGGGCACTTCGGCGGCCCGCCTCACGGCACCACCAAGCGCCCCACCACCGGCTGCCGCGCGTCCGGCCGGGCATGCGATCACCGCGCCCCCCGACGCCGCGTCCCTTCTCACCGGCCGGACCGCCCGGCCGGGCCGCCGACTGCCCTCCGGCCCGACCGGGCTCGGCAGTTCCGGCCTGAGAATCGCCGCCGCGCCGCCCGCCGAGTCGGCACGTACCGACGACGATTCAGCCCGTAGAGACGAAAAGCCGTCCTCCGTCCCGGAGTTGTACTGCCCTCCGGCGATCCGCGACGATCCGGCCCTCGGCGAGGAGGTCAACGAGCGGCTGGTCGCATGGGCCGAGGAGGTCGGCGTCTACCCGGGCCAGCTCGACCGGGTCCGCGCCGCGGGCTTCGGCCGGCTGATCATGCTCGCGCATCCCGAGACCGACGACGCCGACCGGCTGCTCGCGGCGGCGAAGTGCGCGCTGGCGGAATGGTCAGTCGACGACCACTACGTCGACGGGGAGGCCGAGGAGGCCGACCCGGAACGCCTCGGTCAGCGCCTGGCGATCGCCTTCGCGGCCATCGACCCTGCGCATCTGCCCAGACGCTACGCCCCGCAGCTCGCGGAGACCCTGCGCGACGACCCGGTCATGACCGCGCTGAGCGACAGTCTCGACAACCTCTCCCGCTACGCCTCGACGGCACAGTCGGCACGGCTTCAGCATGCGCTGTCCATCATGTTCGTGGCGTACAACCAGGAGGCGGTCTGGCGCACCACGGGGCAGATGCCGTCGGTGTGGGAGTACCTGATGCACCGGCACGAGAACAGCTTCGTGCCGTGCATGGTGCTGATCGACGTGCTCGCCGGATACGAGCTTCCGCCGTGGGAGTTCGCCGATCCGCGGGTGAGAAGAGCCTTCACCATGGCGGGGAGCGCGAGCGTGCTGCTCAACGACCTGTACTCGATGGCCAAGGAAGACCCCGAGGACACCAACCTGCCACGGGTGATCGCCGCGGAGGAGAAGTGCTCCCTGCGGGAGGCGATCGAGGCCAGCGCGCGGATCCACGACGAGCTCATGCACACCTTCGAGGAGGAAGCCGCCGTCCTCGCCGTGAACGGCTCGCCCGCCCTGGCCCGCTTCCTGGCGGGCGTATGGGCCTGGCTCGGCGGAAGCCGCGAATGGCACAGCACGACAGGCCGGTACCACGGCGCACCCGTTCAGTGA
- a CDS encoding helix-turn-helix domain-containing protein: MPGGRLTQQERHRIAAGLGEGLSYAEIARRLDRPTSTISREVGRNGGPGGYRPRQAHADTVQRARRGTPAPPRTSGPPGGTSEMEEEIIELAVRSGMPRMTARVHVDLLLSEDGRRTAAELTRRLKVSPASVSVAVNFLVQQGYVRRERDPQRRRDIYVIDDDAWYHSIVVSSRLTLDSARAAIEAAGALGPDSPVGQRLNRAGTFLERVILDMLESAERWRSLLA, encoded by the coding sequence ATGCCAGGAGGACGACTGACCCAGCAGGAGCGGCATCGCATCGCGGCCGGACTCGGCGAAGGGCTCTCCTACGCCGAGATCGCCAGGCGGCTCGACCGGCCGACCTCCACGATCAGCCGTGAGGTCGGACGCAACGGCGGCCCCGGCGGCTACCGGCCCCGGCAGGCGCACGCGGATACGGTCCAGCGGGCGCGGCGTGGCACGCCGGCGCCCCCGCGGACGTCCGGACCGCCGGGCGGCACGTCGGAAATGGAAGAGGAGATCATCGAGTTGGCCGTCAGGTCGGGGATGCCGAGGATGACGGCGCGCGTCCACGTCGACCTGTTGCTGTCCGAGGACGGCAGGCGTACCGCGGCCGAGCTGACGCGCAGACTGAAGGTCAGCCCGGCCTCCGTCTCCGTGGCCGTGAACTTCCTTGTCCAGCAGGGTTATGTCCGGCGCGAGCGCGATCCGCAGCGGCGTCGCGACATCTACGTGATCGACGACGACGCCTGGTACCACTCGATCGTGGTCAGCTCCCGTCTGACGCTCGATTCGGCACGGGCCGCGATCGAGGCGGCCGGGGCTCTCGGGCCCGACAGTCCCGTGGGGCAACGGCTGAACAGGGCTGGGACGTTCCTGGAGCGGGTCATCCTGGACATGCTGGAGTCGGCCGAACGCTGGCGTTCCCTCCTGGCGTGA
- a CDS encoding cytochrome P450 produces MGESLHEPLHAVTAMPTERLSGCPFDPPAELTDARRHGPISRFTHSGGKPGWLITGYDLVRSVLADSRFSSRKELLNVVDFEVPPAPPGEFLLMDEPQHGRYRKPLAGKFTVRRMRMLTERVEQITAERLDAMENAGPPADLVTAFAKPVPAIVICELLGVPYEDRGSFQEQIETFLSGETSDEELIAAYTATQEYLAELVAAKRANPSDDVLSDLTDSDLNDEELKGISLILLAAGFDTTANMLALGTFALLQNPAQLAALRADSTLTDQAVEELLRYLSVAKTFMRTALEDVELGGQTIEAGTTVVLSYNTANRDPERFPDPHALDLHRRQGGHLAFGHGIHQCLGQQLARVEMRVAFRALIDRFPTLRLAVPAEEVALRPETADVYGVKSLPVTWETEER; encoded by the coding sequence ATGGGCGAATCCCTGCATGAACCCCTCCACGCCGTCACGGCGATGCCGACCGAGCGCCTGTCCGGCTGCCCCTTCGACCCGCCGGCCGAGTTGACCGACGCCCGCCGGCACGGCCCCATCAGCCGCTTCACCCACTCCGGCGGAAAACCAGGCTGGCTGATCACCGGATACGACCTCGTCAGGTCGGTCCTGGCCGACTCCCGATTCAGCTCGCGCAAAGAGCTGCTGAACGTGGTCGACTTCGAGGTTCCTCCGGCGCCGCCCGGCGAGTTCCTCCTCATGGACGAGCCACAGCACGGGCGCTACCGCAAGCCGCTGGCGGGCAAGTTCACCGTGCGGCGGATGCGAATGCTCACCGAGCGCGTCGAGCAGATCACCGCCGAACGCCTGGACGCCATGGAGAATGCCGGACCTCCGGCGGACCTGGTGACCGCGTTCGCCAAGCCGGTCCCCGCCATCGTCATCTGCGAACTCCTCGGCGTGCCATACGAGGACCGGGGCTCCTTCCAGGAGCAGATCGAGACGTTCCTCAGCGGGGAGACAAGCGACGAGGAACTGATCGCGGCCTACACCGCGACTCAGGAATACCTCGCGGAGCTGGTGGCCGCCAAGCGCGCGAACCCCTCCGACGACGTACTCAGCGACCTCACCGACAGCGATCTGAACGATGAGGAGCTGAAGGGGATCAGCCTGATTCTGCTGGCGGCCGGGTTCGACACCACCGCGAACATGCTGGCCCTCGGCACCTTCGCGCTGTTGCAGAACCCGGCGCAACTGGCGGCGCTGCGCGCCGATTCCACGCTCACCGACCAGGCCGTCGAGGAACTGCTGCGGTATCTGAGCGTCGCCAAGACGTTCATGAGGACGGCGCTGGAGGACGTCGAGCTGGGAGGCCAGACCATCGAGGCAGGCACGACGGTGGTCCTGTCGTACAACACCGCCAACCGCGACCCGGAGCGCTTCCCCGACCCCCACGCGCTCGACCTCCACCGACGGCAAGGAGGGCACCTGGCCTTCGGCCACGGCATACACCAGTGCCTGGGCCAGCAGTTGGCGCGCGTCGAGATGCGGGTCGCGTTCCGCGCGCTGATCGACCGCTTCCCCACGCTGCGCCTGGCCGTACCGGCAGAGGAGGTCGCCCTGCGCCCGGAGACCGCGGACGTCTACGGGGTGAAGAGCCTGCCGGTCACATGGGAGACGGAGGAGCGATGA
- a CDS encoding flavoprotein, with the protein MASRVLHLLACAAPPVLDLPDVVERAQADGWTVCAGLTPTAADWLADELPTLERKSGHPVRSMPRRVDEGEVWPPADAAMLAPATLNKVNTVALGLTPDFVTAYVTEAIGKRRPLVVMPCVNSAYATHPQFDRSIETLRGVGVQVLYGEGGFRPHPPGQGDRRAYPWALALDAARALVE; encoded by the coding sequence ATGGCTTCTCGCGTGCTGCATCTCCTCGCCTGCGCTGCCCCGCCCGTGCTGGATCTCCCCGACGTCGTCGAGCGTGCACAGGCCGACGGCTGGACGGTATGCGCGGGGCTGACACCGACCGCGGCCGACTGGCTCGCCGACGAACTCCCCACGCTGGAACGAAAGTCCGGGCATCCGGTACGTAGCATGCCGCGCCGCGTCGACGAGGGCGAAGTCTGGCCACCCGCGGACGCGGCGATGCTGGCCCCGGCCACGCTGAACAAGGTCAACACGGTGGCCCTCGGGCTGACGCCCGACTTCGTCACCGCCTACGTCACCGAGGCCATCGGCAAGCGCCGCCCGCTCGTGGTGATGCCGTGCGTCAACTCGGCGTACGCCACGCATCCCCAATTCGACCGCAGCATCGAGACCTTGCGCGGCGTCGGCGTCCAAGTCCTGTACGGGGAAGGCGGCTTCCGGCCGCACCCGCCGGGCCAGGGGGACCGGCGGGCGTACCCGTGGGCGCTGGCGCTCGACGCGGCGCGGGCTCTGGTGGAGTAG
- a CDS encoding family 2B encapsulin nanocompartment shell protein: MSVETSLTPAADGGGSEQQLSLTTGAARNLATTTKTQPQMQGISSRWLLRSLPWVEVAGGVYRVNRRLSYAVGDGRITFVKTGSRVQVVPAELGELPLLRGFDEPTALGVLADRFQQQDYEPGQVIAEAGQDADHVFLIVHGKVEKVTPGKYDSDTVTDVLADGQFFGGQVLAGDDSKWEFTARAATSCVVLALPQQAYRAVADQHGHLDEHVQRALSDGGHRTNNRGEADIDLAAGHVGEQRLPGTFVDYELSPREYELSVAQTVLRIHSRVADLYNEPMNQTEQQLRLTIEALRERQENEMVNNKEFGLLHNADYDQRIQTLSGPPTPDDLDELLSMRRKTRYLFAHPKAIAAFGRECNKRGIYFGSTDLGGNQIPAWRGVPLLPCGKIPVVGGQTSSIIAVRTGEEDQGVVALHQTGLPDEYEPGLNVRFMGIDDRAVISYLVSTYYSAAVLVPDAIGILENVEVSRASD; encoded by the coding sequence ATGTCGGTCGAGACAAGCTTGACTCCCGCAGCGGACGGCGGCGGGTCGGAGCAGCAGCTCAGCCTCACCACGGGGGCCGCACGGAATCTTGCGACCACAACCAAGACCCAGCCACAGATGCAGGGCATCAGCTCGCGGTGGCTGCTGCGGTCGCTGCCCTGGGTCGAGGTGGCGGGCGGTGTCTACCGGGTCAACCGCCGGCTGAGCTACGCCGTGGGCGACGGGCGTATAACGTTCGTCAAGACCGGCTCCAGGGTGCAGGTCGTCCCGGCCGAGCTGGGTGAACTGCCGTTGCTGCGTGGGTTCGACGAGCCCACGGCGCTGGGCGTGCTGGCCGACAGGTTCCAGCAGCAGGACTACGAGCCCGGTCAGGTCATCGCGGAGGCCGGCCAGGACGCGGACCACGTGTTCCTGATCGTGCACGGCAAGGTCGAGAAGGTCACGCCCGGCAAGTACGACAGCGACACCGTGACGGATGTGCTGGCGGACGGTCAGTTCTTCGGCGGGCAGGTGCTGGCCGGCGACGACAGCAAGTGGGAGTTCACGGCGCGTGCCGCGACCTCGTGTGTCGTGCTGGCGCTGCCGCAGCAGGCGTACAGGGCGGTGGCCGACCAACATGGGCACCTGGACGAGCACGTACAGCGGGCGCTGTCCGACGGGGGTCACCGGACCAACAACCGCGGCGAGGCGGACATCGATCTGGCCGCGGGCCATGTCGGCGAGCAGCGGCTGCCCGGCACGTTCGTCGACTACGAGTTGTCGCCCCGCGAGTACGAACTGAGCGTCGCGCAGACCGTGTTGCGGATTCACAGCCGCGTCGCCGACCTCTACAACGAGCCGATGAACCAGACGGAACAGCAGCTTCGGCTGACCATCGAGGCGCTCCGCGAGCGCCAGGAGAACGAGATGGTCAACAACAAGGAGTTCGGGCTGCTGCACAACGCCGACTACGACCAGCGCATCCAGACGCTCTCCGGGCCGCCCACGCCGGACGATCTGGACGAGCTGCTGAGCATGCGCCGCAAGACCCGCTATCTGTTCGCACATCCCAAGGCGATCGCCGCCTTCGGCCGTGAGTGCAACAAGCGGGGGATCTACTTCGGAAGCACCGATCTCGGCGGGAACCAGATCCCCGCCTGGCGGGGCGTGCCGCTCCTCCCCTGCGGCAAGATCCCCGTGGTGGGCGGACAGACCTCCTCGATCATCGCCGTGCGCACCGGCGAGGAGGACCAGGGCGTGGTGGCCCTGCATCAGACGGGGCTGCCCGACGAATACGAACCGGGCCTGAACGTACGGTTCATGGGCATCGACGACCGCGCCGTCATCTCCTACCTGGTGAGCACCTACTACTCCGCGGCGGTCCTCGTCCCGGACGCCATCGGCATCCTCGAGAACGTCGAGGTCTCTCGCGCCAGCGACTGA